Proteins from a genomic interval of Phyllopteryx taeniolatus isolate TA_2022b chromosome 3, UOR_Ptae_1.2, whole genome shotgun sequence:
- the LOC133474578 gene encoding nuclear receptor subfamily 5 group A member 2-like translates to MLGDKAHGVTLKVMEYTYDDDLEELCPVCGDKVSGYHYGLLTCESCKGFFKRTVQNNKRYTCAENQECKIDKTQRKRCPFCRFQKCLSVGMRLEAVRADRMRGGRNKFGPMYKRDRALKQQKKALIRSNGFKLESAAPPSVSPLHADYGFSGPLTGVPVIPKSILPSITPTDYEANLYAPPSLGMQSHAPLSGQYQYTSFPGRVIKAECPDYTSSPESLTGYAYPEMYPSASPQAPSLPPLVLEMLRCDPDELLVQNKIVTHLQQEQSSRGRLEKPSAFSLMCRMADQTLFSIVEWARSCIFFKELRVGDQMKLLHNCWSELLVLDHIFRQVQHGKGDSILLVTGQEIELSSVLSQGEATLSSLVQRGQDLAVRLRVLQVDRREIACLKFLLLFNPNVKLLENQAFVEGVQEQVNGALLEYTLTTYPQFQEKFSQLVVRLPELRSLSTQAEDYLCYMHLSGEVPCNNLLIEMLHAKRACV, encoded by the exons ATGCTGGGAGACAAGGCTCACG GTGTGACTTTGAAGGTTATGGAATACACGTATGATGACGATCTGGAAGAGTTGTGTCCTGTGTGTGGCGACAAGGTGTCCGGGTATCACTACGGGCTGCTCACCTGTGAAAGctgcaag GGCTTCTTCAAAAGGACAGTGCAGAACAACAAGCGGTACACTTGTGCTGAAAATCAGGAGTGTAAAATTGACAAGACTCAGAGGAAGAGATGTCCTTTCTGCCGCTTTCAAAAATGTCTCAGCGTCGGGATGAGACTAGAAG CGGTGCGTGCGGACCGCATGCGTGGGGGGAGGAATAAATTCGGGCCCATGTACAAGAGGGACAGGGCCTTGAAGCAGCAAAAGAAGGCTTTGATACGATCCAACGGCTTCAAATTGGAGAGCGCAGCCCCTCCGTCAGTCTCTCCTCTCCACGCTGACTACGGCTTCAGCGGCCCCCTGACCGGCGTGCCCGTCATCCCCAAAAGCATCCTCCCCTCCATCACCCCCACAGACTATGAGGCAAACCTGTATGCGCCCCCGTCCCTGGGTATGCAGTCCCACGCCCCCCTTAGCGGCCAGTACCAGTACACCAGCTTCCCCGGCAGGGTCATCAAAGCAGAGTGCCCCGACTACACCAGCTCGCCCGAATCTCTAACTGGATACGCCTACCCAGAAATGTACCCCTCGGCCTCACCGCAGGCCCCCAGCCTGCCGCCGCTCGTGCTGGAAATGCTGCGCTGCGATCCGGACGAGCTGCTGGTCCAGAACAAGATCGTCACTCATCTGCAGCAGGAGCAGAGCAGCCGGGGCCGGCTGGAGAAACCCAGCGCCTTCAGCCTCATGTGTCGCATGGCAGACCAGACCCTCTTCTCCATAGTGGAGTGGGCTCGCAGCTGCATCTTCTTTAAGGAGCTCAGG GTGGGAGATCAAATGAAGCTGCTGCACAACTGCTGGTCTGAACTTTTGGTCCTGGATCACATTTTCAGACAAGTGCAACATGGAAAGGGAGACAGTATCCTGCTGGTGACTGGCCAGGAG ATCGAGCTGTCTTCTGTTCTGTCTCAAGGTGAGGCAACTTTGTCAAGTTTGGTCCAAAGAGGACAGGACCTTGCTGTAAGGTTGAGGGTCCTGCAGGTGGACCGCAGGGAGATTGCCTGTCTGAAATTCCTGCTCCTATTCAACCCCA ATGTGAAGCTGTTGGAGAACCAGGCATTTGTGGAGGGTGTCCAGGAGCAGGTGAATGGAGCTCTGCTGGAGTATACCCTGACCACCTACCCTCAGTTCCAGGAGAAGTTCAGCCAACTGGTGGTGCGACTACCTGAGCTACGCTCCCTCAGCACGCAGGCTGAGGACTACTTGTGCTACATGCATCTTAGTGGAGAGGTGCCCTGCAACAACCTGCTGATTGAGATGCTCCATGCCAAGCGAGCATGTGTGTGA